The Thamnophis elegans isolate rThaEle1 chromosome Z, rThaEle1.pri, whole genome shotgun sequence genome contains a region encoding:
- the NEUROD6 gene encoding neurogenic differentiation factor 6, translating into MLTLPFDESVVMQESQTCRNLSRENEDQKQIKKPEIFVKQIMHQGTNFKRSPAEDTEKEEVDNREEEDENGLPRRRTLRKKKMTKMRLDRVKFRRQEANARERNRMHGLNDALDNLRKVVPCYSKTQKLSKIETLRLAKNYIWALSEILRIGKRPDLLSFVQNLCKGLSQPTTNLVAGCLQLNARSFLMGQAGETAHHTRSPYSTFYPPYHSPELNTPPGHGTLDSFKSMKPYNYCNPYESFYESTSPECSSPQFEGHLSPPPINYNGIFSLKQEEGLDYSKNYNYSMHYCAVPSRAPLGQSSVFRLPTESHFPYDLHLRSQSLTMQDELNAVFHN; encoded by the coding sequence aattaaaaagccAGAAATCTTTGTAAAACAGATTATGCACCAAGGAACAAATTTTAAAAGATCTCCAGCAGAAGACACAGAAAAAGAGGAAGTAGATAACCGAGAGGAAGAGGATGAAAATGGTTTGCCTAGGAGGAGAACTCTtcggaaaaaaaaaatgaccaagATGAGACTGGATAGGGTCAAATTTAGGCGTCAGGAAGCGAATGCCAGGGAAAGAAATAGAATGCATGGCCTGAATGATGCACTGGATAATTTAAGAAAAGTGGTCCCTTGTTATTCCAAAACACAAAAGCTGTCTAAAATTGAAACCTTAAGGCTGGCAAAAAATTACATATGGGCTCTTTCAGAAATCTTACGAATTGGCAAGAGGCCTGATCTGCTGTCATTTGTCCAAAACTTGTGCAAAGGTCTCTCCCAGCCAACAACAAACTTGGTGGCAGGATGTCTACAGCTGAATGCCAGAAGTTTCTTAATGGGTCAGGCAGGAGAAACGGCCCATCACACCAGATCTCCCTACTCTACTTTCTACCCACCCTATCACAGCCCAGAACTGAACACTCCCCCAGGTCATGGAACGCTTGACAGTTTCAAGTCCATGAAACCCTACAATTATTGCAACCCATATGAATCTTTCTATGAAAGCACGTCTCCTGAGTGTTCCAGCCCACAGTTTGAAGGCCACTTAAGTCCTCCCCCAATTAACTATAATGGGATATTCTCCCTCAAGCAAGAAGAAGGTTTGGACTATAGCAAAAACTACAATTATAGCATGCATTATTGTGCAGTGCCATCCAGGGCTCCCCTTGGGCAGAGTTCTGTATTCAGGTTGCCTACAGAGTCTCACTTCCCTTACGATCTACATCTGCGCAGCCAGTCACTCACCATGCAAGATGAATTAAATGCAGTTTTTCATAATTAA